A segment of the Streptomyces pactum genome:
TTGTGCCGCTTCGGCGTGATGGCCGGGCAGCTTGGCCGGCAGTAGATACCGGTCGTCTCGACGGCGAAGAAGAACGCGCCGTCGAACCGGCCGTCCCGGCTGCGTACGGCCTCGTACCTGCTGTCCTCGTGCGCCCGGTGCTCCGCGGGCCGCGTCCCGTTCCCCATCACGCCGTCCAGTCTCCGCCAGACCGGAGGACCGGGCTGGCGGAAATCGGACACGGCGCTGCCGGCTACCGCACGCGGCCCCGCTTGGCCTCCATCGCCGCCTTGCCGATGGCGCCCCGCCGCTTCCACTCCTTGCGCATCTCGGCGCGCACCCGGGCGTCGGTCTTGGCGACGATGCGCTGGTTCTCCCGCATCAGCTTGCGGTAGCTCTCCAGCCGCCGCTCGGGCAGTTCGCCGGTGTCGATGGCGGCGAGGACGGCGCAGCCCGGCTCGCTCTCGTGGGCGCAGTCGTGGAACCGGCAGTCCCGGCCCAGCTCCTCGATCTCGGCGAACACCTGGCCGACCCCGCTGCTCGCGTCCCAGAGTCCGACGCCCCGCAGTCCGGGGGTGTCGATCAGTACTCCCCCGCCGGGCATCACGAGGAGGTTGCGGGTGGTGGTGGTGTGCCGGCCCTTGCCGTCGACGTCCCGGGTGGACCGGACGTCCATGACGTCCTCGCCGAGCAGTGCGTTGGCGAGGGTGGACTTGCCCGCGCCGGACTGTCCGAGCAGCACCGCCGTACCGCCGGTGACGACGGCGGCGAGGACGTCGAGTCCCTCCCCCCGCTCGGCGCTGACGGACAGCACCGGCACGCCGGGGGCGGCGGTCTGCACGTCCTGGACGAGGTGGCCCAGGGTCACCGGGTCGGGGACGAGGTCGGCCTTGGTGAGCACGACCAGGGGCTGCGCGCCGGACTCCCAGGCGAGCGCCAGGAAGCGTTCGATCCGGGCGAGGTCCAGCTCGGCCGCGAGCGACACGGCGACGATCGCGTGGTCGACGTTGGCCGCGAGGATCTGCCCCTCGGACCGCTTGGAGGAGGTGGAGCGCACGAAGGCCGTACGGCGCGGCAGGCATGTCCGTACGTAGCGCGGGTTGCCGTCCGGTTCGACGGCGACCCAGTCGCCGGTGCAGACGACGCGCAGGGGGTCGTGCGGGGTGACGAAGGCGGTGTCGGCCCGCAGGACTCCGCCGGCGGTGACGACGTCGCACTGCCCGCGGTCGACCCGGACCACACGGCCGGGCAGCAGTCCCTCGTCGGCGTACGGGGTGAACGCGTCGGCCCAGTCCTCGTCCCAGCCGTGGGGAGTCAGGGCGGAGTGAGCGGTGAAGACGGAGCTGGAAGACGTGGAAGACAAGGGGTGACCCTTCGGGGGGCGGCCCCGGCGGAAGGACTCGGGAAGGCCGAGGTCAGCCGGTGGCCGCGGAGGTGGACTTGATGGACTCCTGGATGCGGGCAGCGCCCTTCGCAACGACAGCCATCGGTCGACACCTCCTCACTCCTGCGCTCTTCGCCCCGCGGTGATCACCGCGTGACGTGCCGCCACAGTAGCCCGTCGGTACCGCGGTGCGTCAACGCCTTTTCCGGGCCCGGGGCGTCAGGCCCGTTCGCACGCCCGGCCGTTCAGGGTGAAGTCGTACGGCGGGGAGTTCTTGCCGCGCCAGGAGGCGAGGAAGCCGAAGGCGAGGCGGCCGCCCGCGGGGACGGAGCCGTTGTACTCGGCGGCGGTGGCGGTGACCCGGGGGCCGCTCTGGGCGTGGCTCGCGTCCCACATCTGGCCGATCCGCTGGCCGTCGGGGAAGGTCCAGGCGACGCGCCAGGAGTCGAGGGCGTCGGCGGAGGTGACGGTGACCGTGGCCTGGAAGCCGTCGGGCCACTGGTTGACGAGGTCGTAGCGGACGCGGCAGGCGGCCGGGCCGGTCGCGGAGGGCTCCGGAGCCGGGGGCCCGTCCCGGCCGCGTTCCGGCGGGTCCTCGGTGCTCGGGGTGGGCGTGGCGGTGCCCTGGGGTTCCGGGTCGGGGTCCGTCCGCGGCGTCCTGGCGGGCGCGGCGGCCGTGGTGCCGGCGGTCGGCGGTGAGGTGTGCGACGGCCGCGGGCCGGCCGGCGGCAGTACGGGGTCCGGGACGGCGACGGGGCGGCGGTCCACGGTGCCGGCGGACGCCGCGCCGTCCTCGGCCGTGTCGCCGAAGGGCATGAGGGAGACGGTGAGCGCCACCAGGGACACCAGGACGGCGGTGGCCAGGAGGCCGCCGCGGACGACGCGGGCCCGGTGGCCGCCGTCCGGCGGCGCGTCGGCGCGGTCGTCGTCGGCCGTTGCCGGGCGCCCGGCACCGAGTCGTACATCGGCGGCGCGGCGGCGGCGCTCCAGGTAGGCGAGACCGCCCCAGCCGATCACCCCGGCGGCGAGGGCCGCGGGCGGTCCGCCGCCGTTCGTACGCAGACAGGCGGCGGCCTCGGCGCAGTCGGGGCAGGTGGCGAGGTGGCGGGAGAGGTCGTCGGGCACGTCGGCGGCGGACGACCTGGTGACCGCGTCCAGCAGCCGGGCGTAGCCGCGGCACCGCGCGTCCAGCGGTGCGTCGAGGTGGCCCCGCCGGCAGCGGTCGCGGAACAGGTCCCGCACTTGGGCGAGTTCGTCGGACGCGGTGGCCGGATCGAGGCCGAGACGGCGGGCCACCACGGACAGGGGCAGGGCCTCCACGTCGGCCAGCCACAGCAGTTCCGCGTCCGGTGGCTGCATGTCCTTGAGGCCGCGCAGCGCCAGCGGGCGGCGCGGCGGCGGTCCGGCGTAGCGGGCGGCCTGGGCGGAGCCCAGCCACAGCCGCAGTCCGGAGTCGAGTTCGTGGCCCCGCCCGTCGTCCTCCCAGGCGGCCGCGGTGGTGCGTACGGCGGTCAGGAGCAGGGGGATGCGGGGCAGGCGGCGGACGGTGCCGCGCGCCGCGGTCGCGTCGGCGGCGCGGACCTCGCGCATGCCGTGGGCGAACGCCTCGGCGGCGAGCCGGACGGCCGCCCGGGAACCCGTCGTACACAGATCGGCGTAGGAGAGCACCGTGTCCCAGCACTCGTCGAGCAGCGCGGCCTCGGCGGCGTCCTGGGGGCTCGGCAGGTCGGGCATCGGACTCCTGCATCCACGGGCGAGGACAACTCGCCGCACGGACGGAGGAGTTGGCGGCCGGGTCTCGCGGCAGGCGCAGAGCTTCGCACGTCTTCGGCACGACTGACAAGCGCCGTGCTCAGCACCGGCGGGTCCGGTGCGCGACCCGCCGGCTCCCCCTTCGGCTCACACCTCGACGGCCGCGTCCTCGGGCAGGCTGTCCATGAAGGAGCTGACCGAGAAGACCGCGCGGCCGGCGCCGGGCAGGCCGTAGCCGGGGGGCGAGGCCAGGCCGAACTCGTCCATGGTGGCGCGGTAGGCCTCCAGCAGCCGGATGTGGTACTCCAGCGGCGCGCCCTGCGGGTTGGCCTTGCCGAGCGGCGTGGTGGGCTCGGGGCACCAGGTGGTGAAGCGGGGCGTGATGCCGTGCGACATGAAGAAGCGCAGGCCCTCGGTGGTGGACGCGATCGCCTCGTCGACCGTCTTGAAGCCGAAGGGCTCGGCCATCTCGACGCCCGCGACGAAGTTCGGGATGACGTTGCGCGCGCCGAAGACGTCGGCGGAGTCCAGGATGCGCTTGTGCCACTCGTCGCGGCCGACGTAGCGCTCCTTGCCGGGGCAGTACATCTTGAACAGGTACTCGTCCCACACCTCGAAGTTGGGGTGGTAGATCTGCACGCCGTAGTCCTTGAAGCGCTGGACGTCCGGCTTGGGCAGCGCCTGGGCGACGACCTTGCCGATCCAGCGGCCGGGGAAGCGCTCCTCGATGGCCTTGGCGTAGTGGCCGTAGAAGTCGGCCTCGTCCCGCCCGGAGACGGTCTTGGTGATCGCGCCGCCGGTGAGGGTGTAGGCGGTGGAGGCCTTCGCCGTGTCGTACCGGTCGATGATCTCCAGGGCCTCCAGCACCTCCTCCACGTCCTTGACGCCGGTGTACGGCCGCCCGGCGGCCTTGTGCTGGCGCCAGTTGTGGTTGATGTCGCAGTACTGGCACTCCTCCTTGGCGCCGAAGTACTGGCAGACCCGGAAGACGGTCAGGTAGATCAGGTAGCCCCACTGGATGGTGGGCGCCACCTCCATGACCGACTTCCCGTTGGACAGGGTGTGCCGGTAGTACTCCGGCATGGGGGGCACACCGACGTCCGAGATGCGCTTGCCGTCCAGGTAGAGACCGAGCTGACCGTGCTCGTCGGCGGCGACCCGGTAGGGGGACGCCGGGTTCACGCGGACCGACACGACGGTGCGGCGCAGGTCGTAGGGGCCGCCGGTGAGGATGATCTCCTCGGGCGGGCGGCGCAGCGCGGCCTCGCCCAGCTCGGGCAGGGTGCCGTGGTCGAAGGAGAAGATGAAGTACGACTTCGGCTTGACCTCGCCGTCCTCGTTGTCACTGAGTGCGGAGGGGTCGAAGGCCACCCCGCCGCGGAGCAGGTCCTCCTTGAAGACGGCTTCCCGCGGTACGTGCGGAAAGCGCTCCATAAGATCCTCGACCAGCGCGGTGCGGCTGCCCATCCGTGTCTCCTCCCGGCTCAGGCGTTCGACTTCTCACGGTATGCCCCCGGCCGTGCGGCTTCCCGCGCGGGGCCCCCTCGGGCGCGCCGGGTAGGTTTCCGCGGTATGAGCGACATCACCGTGACCAACTGGGCCGGCAACATCACCTACACGGCCAAGGAACTGCTCCGGCCGCACTCACCGGACGCGCTGCGGGCCCTGGTGGCGGACAGCGCGCGGGTGCGGGTGCTGGGCAGCGGGCACTCCTTCAACGAGATCGCCGAGCCGGGCGCCGAGGGCGTACTGCTCTCGCTCGCGGCACTGCCGGCCGAGGTGGACGTCGACACGGCGGCCCGTACGGTGCGGGTGGGCGGCGGTGTCCGGTACGCGGAGCTGGCCCGGCTGGTGCACGGGCGGGGGCTGGCGCTGCCGAACATGGCGTCGCTGCCGCACATCTCGGTCGCCGGGTCGGTGGCGACCGGCACGCACGGTTCGGGGGTGCGCAACGGCTCGCTGGCGTCGGTGGTGCGCGAGGTGGAGCTGGTCACTGCGGACGGCTCGACGGTGAGGATCGCGCGGGGCGACGAGCGGTTCGACGGCGCGGTGACCTCACTCGGCGCGCTGGGTGTCGTGACCGCGCTCACCCTCGACCTGGAGCCGGCCTACGAGGTCGAGCAGCACGTCTTCACCGAGCTGCCGCTCGTCGGACTGGACACGGCGGCGTTCGAGACGGTGATGGCGGCGGCGTACAGCGTGAGCCTCTTCACGGACTGGCGGGCCCCGGGCTTCCGGCAGGTGTGGCTGAAGCGGCGCACCGACCAGCCGCTGCCCGAGTTCCCGTACGCCGCGCCGGCCACCGAGAAGACGCACCCGGTGCCGGGCATGCCCGCGGTCAACTGCACCGAGCAGTTCGGCGTGCCGGGCCCCTGGCACGAGCGGCTGCCGCACTTCCGCGCCGAGTTCGTGCCGAGCAGCGGTGCCGAGCTCCAGTCGGAGTACCTGATGCCGCGCGAGCACGCCCTGGCCGCCCTGCGCGCCATGGACGCGATACGCGACGTCCTCGCGCCGGTGCTGCAGACCTGCGAGGTGCGCACGGTCGCCGCCGACGAGCAGTGGCTGAGCCCGGCGTACGGTCGGGACACCGTGGCCGCGCACTTCACCTGGGTCGAGGACACGGCGGCGGTGCTGCCGGTGGTGCGGCGGCTGGAGGATGCGCTGGCCCCGTTCGCGGCACGTCCGCACTGGGGGAAGGTGTTCACGACGCCGGCGGGCGAGTTGCGCCGGCTCTATCCGCGGCTGGACGACTTCCGGGCGCTGGCCGAGGCGCTGGACCCGGCGGGGAAGTTCACCAACGCCTTCGTGCGGGCGGTGCTGGCCGGCTGAGGCCGCGCGCCTTCCCCGGACCTCCTGCACGGTCTCGCCTCTCCGCAGCCTTTCCCAACCCCTTCGCACACCCCTTGTAGAAAGCCCGGACGGCGCCATAGCCTGGCGTCGCCC
Coding sequences within it:
- a CDS encoding radical SAM protein, which translates into the protein MGSRTALVEDLMERFPHVPREAVFKEDLLRGGVAFDPSALSDNEDGEVKPKSYFIFSFDHGTLPELGEAALRRPPEEIILTGGPYDLRRTVVSVRVNPASPYRVAADEHGQLGLYLDGKRISDVGVPPMPEYYRHTLSNGKSVMEVAPTIQWGYLIYLTVFRVCQYFGAKEECQYCDINHNWRQHKAAGRPYTGVKDVEEVLEALEIIDRYDTAKASTAYTLTGGAITKTVSGRDEADFYGHYAKAIEERFPGRWIGKVVAQALPKPDVQRFKDYGVQIYHPNFEVWDEYLFKMYCPGKERYVGRDEWHKRILDSADVFGARNVIPNFVAGVEMAEPFGFKTVDEAIASTTEGLRFFMSHGITPRFTTWCPEPTTPLGKANPQGAPLEYHIRLLEAYRATMDEFGLASPPGYGLPGAGRAVFSVSSFMDSLPEDAAVEV
- the rsgA gene encoding ribosome small subunit-dependent GTPase A; translation: MSSTSSSSVFTAHSALTPHGWDEDWADAFTPYADEGLLPGRVVRVDRGQCDVVTAGGVLRADTAFVTPHDPLRVVCTGDWVAVEPDGNPRYVRTCLPRRTAFVRSTSSKRSEGQILAANVDHAIVAVSLAAELDLARIERFLALAWESGAQPLVVLTKADLVPDPVTLGHLVQDVQTAAPGVPVLSVSAERGEGLDVLAAVVTGGTAVLLGQSGAGKSTLANALLGEDVMDVRSTRDVDGKGRHTTTTRNLLVMPGGGVLIDTPGLRGVGLWDASSGVGQVFAEIEELGRDCRFHDCAHESEPGCAVLAAIDTGELPERRLESYRKLMRENQRIVAKTDARVRAEMRKEWKRRGAIGKAAMEAKRGRVR
- a CDS encoding cellulose-binding domain-containing protein; translated protein: MPDLPSPQDAAEAALLDECWDTVLSYADLCTTGSRAAVRLAAEAFAHGMREVRAADATAARGTVRRLPRIPLLLTAVRTTAAAWEDDGRGHELDSGLRLWLGSAQAARYAGPPPRRPLALRGLKDMQPPDAELLWLADVEALPLSVVARRLGLDPATASDELAQVRDLFRDRCRRGHLDAPLDARCRGYARLLDAVTRSSAADVPDDLSRHLATCPDCAEAAACLRTNGGGPPAALAAGVIGWGGLAYLERRRRAADVRLGAGRPATADDDRADAPPDGGHRARVVRGGLLATAVLVSLVALTVSLMPFGDTAEDGAASAGTVDRRPVAVPDPVLPPAGPRPSHTSPPTAGTTAAAPARTPRTDPDPEPQGTATPTPSTEDPPERGRDGPPAPEPSATGPAACRVRYDLVNQWPDGFQATVTVTSADALDSWRVAWTFPDGQRIGQMWDASHAQSGPRVTATAAEYNGSVPAGGRLAFGFLASWRGKNSPPYDFTLNGRACERA
- a CDS encoding FAD-binding protein, which produces MSDITVTNWAGNITYTAKELLRPHSPDALRALVADSARVRVLGSGHSFNEIAEPGAEGVLLSLAALPAEVDVDTAARTVRVGGGVRYAELARLVHGRGLALPNMASLPHISVAGSVATGTHGSGVRNGSLASVVREVELVTADGSTVRIARGDERFDGAVTSLGALGVVTALTLDLEPAYEVEQHVFTELPLVGLDTAAFETVMAAAYSVSLFTDWRAPGFRQVWLKRRTDQPLPEFPYAAPATEKTHPVPGMPAVNCTEQFGVPGPWHERLPHFRAEFVPSSGAELQSEYLMPREHALAALRAMDAIRDVLAPVLQTCEVRTVAADEQWLSPAYGRDTVAAHFTWVEDTAAVLPVVRRLEDALAPFAARPHWGKVFTTPAGELRRLYPRLDDFRALAEALDPAGKFTNAFVRAVLAG